The following are from one region of the Hemitrygon akajei chromosome 6, sHemAka1.3, whole genome shotgun sequence genome:
- the LOC140729865 gene encoding uncharacterized protein C11orf91 homolog, which translates to MSKKAPKYFPSLYDTNSVFSPLSNFNIWENLFPAEEVAENKAARAPLWPQGLAENPYEPLKFFSPPAGGDSTWSELDEICELDIRLKEMELLTLTGDGFDLRRYKFLKMLKDEKMQDIKTAKEKNLQILKDKAKKW; encoded by the exons ATGAGCAAGAAAGCTCCCAAGTACTTCCCCTCACTTTACGACACCAACAGCGTCTTCTCCCCGCTCAGCAATTTCAACATCTGGGAGAACTTGTTCCCAGCCGAGGAGGTCGCGGAGAACAAGGCTGCCAGAGCTCCACTATGGCCTCAGGGGCTGGCCGAGAACCCCTACGAGCCCCTCAAGTTCTTCTCACCCCCAGCGGGAGGGGATTCCACCTGGAGTGAGCTAGATGAGATATGTGAGCTAGACATCAGGCTAAAGGAGATGGAGCTCCTTACACTGACAGGAGACGGCTTTGATTTGCGGCGAT ATAAGTTCCTAAAGATGCTGAAAGATGAGAAGATGCAAGATATCAAGACAGCCAAGGAAAAGAACCTTCAGATCTTAAAGGACAAGGCAAAAAAATGGTAG